From the Marinobacter sp. es.048 genome, the window ATCGTTGCTGCTGCCCAGGCGGGCGTGAACGGCTATGTGGTCAAACCGTTCACTGCCGCGGTGCTCAAGGAAAAGATTGAGAAAATCTTTGAAAGAATCCAGTAACCAGAGGTCGGATGGCTCTCATGAGCGATAGCAAAAAGAACCATCGGGGCCTTGAACCGGAGGTAACGGAAAAGCTTCAGCGGCAGGCAGCAGAACTGGCAGAGAGTGTTGATGCGGGGGATTATGCCAAAGCCATGACCCTGATCAATGAACTCAGCGAGGTCAGGGATCAGAGTCTGTACCGTGAGGTAGGGCGATTGACCCGGAGCTTGCACGAAGCGATCCGGAACTTCCAGATTGACCCCCGTAACGCCGAACAGCAGGAAGCACTGTCGAAGATGACAGATGCCTCTGATCGCCTCGAGTACGTCGTGCAGATGACCGGTGAAGCGGCCAACCGGACCATGGATCTGGTTGAGGAAACCATGCCTGTGGCCAATGCCCTGAGAGACGAAGCAGCCGCCTTGCGTGATGAGTGGCAGCGTCTGCGTCGCCGGGAAATGCAGCCGGCCGAGTTCCGCGAGCTTTACGGGCGGATTGATCGCTTTTTCGTCAGCATGGCTACGGACGCCGACACCATGTACAGCAACCTCTCGGAAATCCTGCTGGCTCAGGATTTCCAGGACCTGACGGGCCAGGTTATCCAGAAAGTAACCGCGCTGGTGAAAGAGGTAGAGGAGCAGATGCTCAGCCTGGTGGTGATGGCCAGTCATGTGGACCAGCTCACGGGCACGGTGCACCAGATTGAAGAGAAGGAAGAGTCTGCAGAGAAGGGCGTCGGGCCCCAGATCAAGGCCGATGAGCGTGAAGATGTAGTCTCGGGACAGGATGACGTAGACGATCTGTTGTCCAGTCTCGGTTTCTGAATAAAGAGGGTAACGCATGGCGTTTGATGCTGATGAAGAGATTTTGCAGGACTTCCTGGTAGAAGCCGGCGAGATCCTCGAAAAGCTGTCAGAGCAGTTGGTAGATCTTGAGCAACATCCTGACGACAGTGATCTGCTTAACGCCATCTTCCGTGGCTTTCACACCGTGAAAGGCGGCGCGGGCTTTCTTCAGCTTGAAGCGCTGGTGAATTGCTGCCATTCCGCCGAAAACGTTTTTGACACCCTGCGCAATCACAAGCGCAAGGTGGATTCAGAACTGATGGACGTGGTTCTCGAAGCCCTGGACAACGTCAATGCGATGTTTGAGCAGGTCCGTAATCACGAGGAGCTGACACCGGCCCCGGAGGAACTGATTGTCCGTCTGGATGCCCTGGCCCAGCCGGAGGGCGAGGGGGTACCGGCTGCTGCGCCCCAAGCTGAGCACGAAGAGAGCGAATCGGCAGAAGACGGTGGTGACATCACCGACGACGAATTCGAGCAGCTTCTGGATGCATTGCAGGACGAGAAATCCGGAGATACTTCATCGGTTTCAGGTGCCGGATCGGCCGAGGGCGAGAAGGAAAGTTCCGGAGACGACGAAATTACCGACGACGAATTCGAGGCGCTGCTGGACCAGCTGCACGGAAAAGGGCAGTTTGCCGGTGCACCAGCGGGCGAGGAAGAGGCTGTCAGCAAAGAAGAAAAGCCGGCCGCCAAGGCCGAGGGCGGCGATGACCTGATTACCGACGACGAATTCGAGAAACTGCTGGACGATCTTCACGGCAAAGGCGGAAGCCCGACAGCGGGGGGAGAGCCCTCAGCGCCGGGACAGCCCTCAGCTCCTGAACAGCCTGCAGCTCCGAAAGAGCCGGCAAAGCCAAAAGCAGAGGCGCCGAAGCCGGCCCCCAAGCCAGCAGGGAAGCCGGAAGCCAAAGGCGCTGCTGCACCGGCCATGCCCGCGCGCGAGCAAGCTCCTGCTGCGGAAACGACGGTTCGTGTCGACACCAAGCGCCTTGACGACATCATGAATATGGTGGGGGAGCTGGTGCTGGTGCGTAACCGCTTGCAGCGTCTGGGTGCCGAAAGCGAGGACGAACATATGCACAAGGCGGTGTCCAACCTCGATGTGGTCACCACCGATCTCCAGTCTGCAGTGATGCAGACCCGCATGCAGCCGATCAAGAAGGTGTTTGGCCGGTTCCCCCGGGTGGTTCGTGATCTGGCCAGGAATCTCAAGAAAGAGGTCAACCTGGTGATGCATGGTGAAGACACCGACCTTGACAAGAACCTGGTCGAAGCACTGTCTGATCCGCTGGTTCACCTGGTTCGGAATTCGGTCGATCATGGCATCGAAGCCCCGGAGGTGCGCGAGAAAGCCGGTAAGCCCCGCCAGGGTACCGTCACCCTGTCTGCCGAGCAGGAGGGGGATCATATTCTCCTGTTCATCGAGGATGACGGCGCCGGTATGGATCCGGAAGTGTTGCGCCGAAAGGCAGTCGAGAAGGGTATCTACGAACAGGATGCTGCCGATCGGCTGACTAATTCTGAGTGTTTCAACCTGATTTTTGCCGCCGGATTTTCCACCAAGGAGCAGATTTCCGATGTCTCCGGTCGTGGTGTCGGCATGGATGTGGTGAAAACCAAGATTGGCCAGCTCAATGGTCAGTTAAGCATCGAATCGGAACTGGGCAAGGGTTCCCGGATTGTTATCAAGGTTCCGCTAACGCTGGCCATCATGCCGACCCTGATGATCATGCTGGGGGACCAGTCCTTTGCGCTGCCGCTGGTCAACGTGGTCGAAATCTTCCATCTGGACCTGACCAAAACCAACATTGTCGATGGACGTGAGTGCATTGTGGTTCGGGAAAAGGTATTCCCGCTGTTTCATATCAAGCGATGGCTGGTTCGTGGCGGTGCTTCCCCGGAGGTGCCCGAAAACGCCCATGTTGTCATCGTGGCCATGGGTACCAAACAGGTGGGCTTTGTTGTCGACCAGTTGGTCGGGCAGGAAGAGGTGGTGATCAAGCCCCTCGGGCGGGCGCTCCAGGGCACGCCGGGGATGGCGGGCGCCACCATTACCGGCGACGGCAGGATTGCGCTGATTATTGATGTTCCCAGCCTGCTGCAACATTACGGCTGAGCCGCATCCGGCAGGTGACATTGCCAGAGAACTATGGATTGGGTAGGAGAAGTGGATGACAGTTTCTGTCCTGGTCGTTGACGATTCAGGGTTTTTTCGCAAACGGCTGACGGAAATCCTGACCAGCTCTGGCCAGATCAAGGTGGTTGGGGCTGCTACCAACGGTCGGGAAGGCGTGGAACTGGCCGAAAAGCTGTGTCCCGACGTGATCACCATGGATTACGAAATGCCGGTGATGGATGGCATCTCCGCTGTGCGCGAAATCATGCGCAAGCACCCCACACCGGTGCTCATGTTCTCTTCGCTCACTTATGAAGGCGCTCGGGTAACCCTCGACGCGCTCGAAGCCGGCGCCGTCGATTTCCTGCCAAAGAATTTCGAAGAAATTGCCCGGGATAACAGCCAGCTCCAGAAAATCCTCATCGATCGAATTCTTGACGTGGCACGCAGTCGGCCCGGAAACCGGCCTGCGGCTCCGGCCCGTCCCGAACCGTCGGCGCCAGCTTCCCGGGCGCCAGGCACGCCGGCCCGTCCCCGTCCGGACATCACGCCGCGCCAGCGCCCAGACACACAGAGCCCTGCGGCTCCGGTCGGGCCCGAGGCACCAAGGCGTCACTCCCGCCGGGGCGGGGCCAAGCATTACGCGGTAGTTGGTATTGGCACCTCAACCGGCGGACCTGTTGCCCTGCAGCGGGTATTGACAACGTTGCCGGCAACGTTTCCGGCACCTATCGTGCTGGTGCAGCATATGCCGGCCAGCTTTACGCCGGCCTTCGCCGAACGTCTGAACAAGCTCTGCCGGATTGAAGTCCGGCAGGCCGAGGATGGCGATATGTTGCGGGCCGGGCTTGCTTTGCTGGCACCCGGCGGTAAACAGATGATGGTTGAGAATCGGGGTGGGCAGGCCAGGATCCGTATCCTGCCCGGAGACGAGCGACTCAATTACAAGCCCTGTGTGGACGTAACCTTCGGTTCACTGGCCAGGAGTTTTCCGGGCAAGACGCTGGGTGTCATTCTCACCGGCATGGGCTCGGACGGCAAAGAAGGTTGCCGGATGATGAAACAGAGCGGGTCCGACGTCTGGTCGCAGGATGAAAAGTCGTCGGTTATCTACGGCATGCCCATGGCGGTCGCCAAGGCAGGGCTGACAGATGATGTGCTATCGCTGGACGAGATCGGGCCACGCCTGGTTGAAGGTGTCTGCTGATGGATATCCTGAGTCTGCTCGGGGTCGTACTGGCTTTTGCCGCCATACTCGGCGGCAATCTGCTTGAAGGCGGGGCCGTTAGCTCCCTGTTCAACGGGCCGGCAGCCATTATTGTTATTGGTGGTACCCTGGCCGCAACTATTCTGCAGACCTCGTGGCCGATGCTCAAACGGGCCTTTACCCAGGTGCGCTGGGTATTCGTCCCGCCGTTCATTAACCTGGAAGACGGAATTGGCAAGGTCATCGACTGGAGTGTCAAAGCCAGGAAGCAGGGCTTGCTCGGCCTTGAGGGCCTTGCCGAAAGAGAACCGGAACCTTTTGCCCGCAAGGGATTGCAGTTGTTAGTGGATGGTGCCGAAACCGAGACCATTCGGGGCATCATGGAAGTGGACCTGGAATCCCGTGAGCAGCGTGATCTGGAGTCTGCCAAAGTGTTCGAGGCCATGGGCGGTTACTCGCCGACCATCGGCATCATCGGGGCTGTGATGGGGCTGATACAGGTGATGACCAACCTGGAGGATCCACAGTCTCTGGGCAGCGGGATCGCAACCGCCTTTGTGGCCACCATTTACGGTGTGGCTCTCGCCAATCTGTTGTTCTTCCCGGTCGCCAACAAGATGCGTGGCATCGTGCGGGAACGTACCCGATACGAGGACATGATGATCGACGGCATTATTGCCATCGCCGAGGGTGAAAACCCGAAATCCATCGAATTGCGGCTGCGGGGCTTCCTGCAGTAAGCATGCGCAGGCCAACTTATGCGGCGCCGTAGGCAACCCCAGGATGATCTGCACAACAAGGAGCGGTGGCTGATTTCCTATGCGGATTTCATCACGCTGCTGTTCGCCTTTTTCGTGGTGATGTACTCGGTGTCGTCCGTCAACGAAGGCAAGTACAAAGTCCTGTCGGAAACCCTGACCGGTGTGTTTAACGCGCCACAGAGGTCTTTTCAGCCAATCGAGATTGGCGACCAGCCCCAAAGGTCATTGAACGCGCCTGCAGAGAACGTTATTCCGCCGGCAGTGACTGAAGCTCCACGTAATCCGGAGATAGATGCCCAGGCCCGAACGGAAGCACTTCGAGCCATGGCTGACCAGCTGTCGATGGAATTCGATGAGTTGATCAACCAGGGGGTGGTTTCACTGGAGACCAGCGACCAGTGGCTGGAGTTGAATTTGCCCAACAGTCTGTTGTTTGGCAGCGGTGACGCCGAGCCCCATTACGACGCGTTTGACGTTGTCGAGAAAATAGCTATCGTCCTGAAGAATCGGGACAACGCGGTCAAAGTTGAAGGCTTTACCGATAACCAGCCGATCAGTACTTCTCGCTATCCCTCCAACTGGGAATTGTCTGCCGCCCGGGCGGCGTCGATGGTTCGGATGCTGGTGATGGAGGGCATCGAACCGGAACGTCTCGCAGCCGTTGGCTATGGTCAGTATCAGCCGGTTGCCCGGAATGACACGGAAGAGGGGCGGCGCAAAAACCGGCGAGTGGTGTTGCTGATTTCCCGTGACGCCAGTATCCGCGGTGCCATGCGTTGAACGGATTGTTGGCAGATGCGTATAGAGCCATTGGCATGGTTCCTGTATTACTCCCGTTAACAAAAAGGCGCCGGCAACAGCTTGCCGGATTTTCCGAGGACTGGTTCAAGTTGCCCGGGGAATGGCCGATAAACGGGACTGTGGCAAAGGTTAATTGCCAGCCACACCGATGTATTCTCTGGAGAATCAAAGCGTGCGAATCTGGGCAGTAGCCAATCAAAAAGGTGGTGTCGGTAAAACCACGAGTGTGGTCGCCCTGGGCGGCTTGCTTGCCGAACGCGGCAAGCGTGTTCTCGTTGTGGATCTGGATCCCCACGGCTCGCTTACCAGCTGGTTCGGGTACGATCCGGACACCATTGCCCACAGCGTTTTCGATTTGTTCCAGCATCAGGGCAAGGTGCCCGATGGGCTTCCGGCCCAGTTGATTACCAAAACCAGTTGCAAGGGTCTGTCCCTGCTACCGGCCAGTGCGGCCTTGGCCACCCTTGAGCGAAGGATGATCGGCGTCGAGGGTATGGGGCTGATCATCTCCCGGGCCCTGACCCAGCTCTGGGACGATTTCGATTATGTCCTGCTGGACAATACCCCCTCCCTTGGGGTTCTGATGGTCAACGCCCTCGCCGCGGCGCAGCATCTGATTATTCCCGTGCAAACCGAATTTCTGGCCATCAAAGGCCTGGAGCGAATGCTCCACACCCTGAAGATGATCATGCGCTCCCAGAAAAACGAGCTGTCCTACACCATTGTGCCAACCCTGTACGACCGGCGTACCCAGGCATCGGTTAAAAGCCTTAACCTCCTGCGTAAGACCTACCGTGAATCCTTGTGGCAGTTTGCCATTCCGGTGGACACCAAGTTCCGGGATGCCAGTCAGGGCGGTATTATTCCCTCCGCTCTGGATGCGGAAACCCACGGTGTCCGGGCCTACAACCATCTGTTGGACGATCTCATGTCCCGGGTGGGTGGGGTGAAGGAGCGTCAGCATGGCTGACGATAAATTGACAAGGCTGGCGGATCCGGAAAACGCGATTGCCAGTTACCTTGATGAATTGCTGCACACGGCCACGGACACTGCGCTCCGGGAGGAAACCGCAACGCCTGAACCGGTGAAGCCGGCAACCCAGGAAGCCCCTGTGGCAACCCGAACGAAACCGGCTCCGGTGCCAACTGTCGAAAAACCGGCGGCAAGTCCCGAACCGCCCAGACCGGCCCAGGGCAAGTCTGCAGAACCAGTGCGGCCCGTGGAGCGCCAGGCTCCGGAAGAGCCTGTATCGAAGCAAAAAGTGGAGGTCCGGCCTGAGCCTGAGCCGGAGCCGGCTGCGCCACCTTCTCGTCCGGAATGGTCAGAGCAGCCTTTCGAATGCCTCATATTCACGGTTGCAGGGCTGCAGCTTGCGGTGCCGCTGATTCTTCTCGGTGCCATTCATCGTATTGAGGAAGAGATCCGGCCCATCCCGGGAAGTCCACGCTGGTATATGGGAATCCGGCCCGACCGGGACCACAACCTTCGTGTGGTGGACACCGCCGAATGGATCATGGCAGGGCGGGTGCCGTCCGGTGTTCGTGACAACTACCGGTTTGTGATCCGGCTGGATAACAGCGACTGGGGGCTGGCCTGTGATGACGTGGCCCAGTCTTTCACCCTACGGCCCGACGAAGTGCGCTGGCGGACCGCCCGCAGCAAACGGCCCTGGCTGGCTGGCACGGTGATTGATCATATGTGCGCGCTGATCGATGTGCGTACCATGGCAGACTTGCTGGTGCGGGCGGAAAGAGAGCACCATCTGGATCTGAGCTGACGAAAACAATGGTTACTGAATGAAACCGAGCCGTGCTGGCACGGTTTGTGCCCTTAACTATAGTATTGGGCACTGATGATATTTTTTTGACGATCAGGTTGCCCGCCGGGCAGCCCAAGAGGAGAAACATCGCTATGGCATCCCCGAGCGGACAAACCAATCAGGCCCAGGACGATCAGGTACTGCAGTACGTTACCTTCCGACTGGATGATGAGACCTACGGTCTGAATGTCATGCAGATTCAGGAAGTGCTGAGATACACGGAGATTGCTCCGGTTCCGGGGGCCCCGGATTATGTGCTCGGCATCATCAACCTTCGGGGTAACGTGGTTACGGTAATCGACACCCGCCGGCGCTTCGGCCTGGCGGACGCAGAAGTAACCGACGCCACCCGGATTGTGGTGATGGAATCGGCCAACCAGGTAATGGGCATTCTGGTGGATTCCGTGGCCGAGGTGGTGTACCTGAAAGCCAGCGAAATTGAGACCGCACCGAACGTGGGTAACGAGGAAAGTGCCAAGTTTATCCAGGGCGTGTGCAACAAGGATGGCGAACTGATCATTCTGGTTGAGTTCGACAAGATGCTGTCAGACCACGAGTGGGCGGAAATCGCGGCACTGTAATCCGGGGCAACTCGTTACGGGCCTGAAGATGGATGCCTTCCGTGGCAATTTACGGGAGACATCCGTCATGTTTGCAGAAATTCCTTCATACCTTCCCTGGGCGTTGACTGTTGCCGCCTTGTGTCTGGTTTTCGTTCAGGGCCTGGTTCTCGGGCGCCAGGTGCGCAGCTTGAGAGCAACGCTGAAAGAGCGCTGCGATACCCTTGGCCGGGAACTGCATGCCACTACGAGTGGCAGCATGGGGGTAGGACAACGGCTGGTCAGCTGTGAACGACAGTTGCACGAGCTGAGGACCACGCTCGACGAAATGCGCCAGAACGATCCGCTGCGAATCTCTTACGATGAAGCCTCTCGACTGGTTGATCTCGGCGCCGATATCGACGATCTTATGAACACGTGCGGAATTTCCCGTCCCGAGGCCGAGCTGGTGTCAGCACTCAGAAAACGTCAGGCGGCCTGATACCATGCCGTTACGGACGCTATTGAATGAAGAGAGTTTATCCGAGGGCCCTTGAGGCCCTCCGATCTGTATCCCGCCATGATTTTGTTTCCGGTTCCGATCTCGCTCCCTCAATAACCGGTCACTCCATTCCCCGTGAAGAAACCGTCAGTCATATCCTCTCGCTGCTTCCCGAGATCGAGCCGGATCAGGTGGTCATGCATGTGGGTGGTGGCTCCGGATATCTCGCCGCCGTGCTTTCTGGCATGGCACATCGGGTGATTTTCCTGGAGAAAAATTCGGTTGTCGCCGAAGCGGCCAGGGAACGATTTTTCCGGCTTGGCATGCACAATGTGGATGTAGTGGTTGCCAGTGCGGAAGAGGCGCCGGAGCCAAACCCCTTATGCGATCTGGTTCTGTGCACCACGTTTATCCAGGATCGAGCTGCATTGGCCCGCCTGCTGCGTGACGACGGCCATCTGGTTTGCCTTGAAGGTCGTGCGGGGCCCGTGCCGAGCCTCGCCATGTTCGTCCGGCGCGATGCCAGACTGGAGCGGGTCCGAACCTTGGGCTGGGTCGACTTTAACCGCAACGTGGAACAGATCCTCATTGATCAGGGGCTTGTAGATGACAAGATCCTGGCCGAGGCAAAAGCGGAAGCGGCGAAGCAGAACTGCCGCTTGCTTGATGTTCTCCGGCGCAAGCTGAATCTTGAAGAAATTGATCTATACCGCTCCCTGGCACGACAGCGGGGTATGACCTTCACCGACGCGGACGAGCTTCTGCCAGATCTTCACCCGGCGTTGTTCCGGCGCTTTTCCCGGACGTTTCTGGATCTGTCGCGGTTGATTCCCATTGCCGAAGAGGATGGCAGAATCACTGTGGTAACTGATGATCCAGATGCGCGGACGGACCAGTTGGAACGTCTGAGCCCCAACCAGGTGGTTGATTGCCTGCTGGTGACACCGACGGATTTTCGCCGCCTCTGGTCAGCGCTGGATCTGACCGCCAAGGGCCGAAGCTTTTCAGCGGATCACGGCCCCGGCCCCGATCAGCAAAAGGACACGGCGGGAAGCACGGATCGAATACTGGGTAAGGATCCGAAGAACAAGCACGTCAGTCCCTATCTGGTGTCTGTCTACGAAGCCATACTGCTGGATGCTGTTAGCGAAAAAGCCAGCGACATTCACATCGAGCAATACGGCGAGCGCATTCGTATTCGCCTCAGGGTGGACGGCGATCTCCACGATTTACCTCAATATCAATTATCGCCCCGGGAAATCAAAGGGGTGATCAATGTGATCAAGCTCCGTGCGGAGCTGAATATTGCCGAGCACCGGCTACCTCAGGGTGGACGGTCACGTTTGCAGCTGGGTGATATGGCCTATGACCTGCGGATCCAGACCCAGCCGTCTCTTCACGGAGAGAATGCCGTTATTCGCCTCCTGCCCCAGACAGGGCGCGCCATGACCATCGCCGAGCTCGGCATGTCGCCGATGATCGGCGCCCGCTATCAGCGCCTGCTGGATAACCCGGCCGGACTGGTGCTGGTGGTGGGGCCGACCGGTTCCGGCAAGTCCACCACCTTGTATGCAGGGCTGCAGACTCTTGCCGATGATGGTCGCCGGAAAGTGATTACAGTGGAAGACCCTATTGAATACTCCATCGATAACATCCAGCAGACCCGGGTCCGGTCGGAAA encodes:
- a CDS encoding protein phosphatase CheZ yields the protein MSDSKKNHRGLEPEVTEKLQRQAAELAESVDAGDYAKAMTLINELSEVRDQSLYREVGRLTRSLHEAIRNFQIDPRNAEQQEALSKMTDASDRLEYVVQMTGEAANRTMDLVEETMPVANALRDEAAALRDEWQRLRRREMQPAEFRELYGRIDRFFVSMATDADTMYSNLSEILLAQDFQDLTGQVIQKVTALVKEVEEQMLSLVVMASHVDQLTGTVHQIEEKEESAEKGVGPQIKADEREDVVSGQDDVDDLLSSLGF
- a CDS encoding chemotaxis protein CheA — encoded protein: MAFDADEEILQDFLVEAGEILEKLSEQLVDLEQHPDDSDLLNAIFRGFHTVKGGAGFLQLEALVNCCHSAENVFDTLRNHKRKVDSELMDVVLEALDNVNAMFEQVRNHEELTPAPEELIVRLDALAQPEGEGVPAAAPQAEHEESESAEDGGDITDDEFEQLLDALQDEKSGDTSSVSGAGSAEGEKESSGDDEITDDEFEALLDQLHGKGQFAGAPAGEEEAVSKEEKPAAKAEGGDDLITDDEFEKLLDDLHGKGGSPTAGGEPSAPGQPSAPEQPAAPKEPAKPKAEAPKPAPKPAGKPEAKGAAAPAMPAREQAPAAETTVRVDTKRLDDIMNMVGELVLVRNRLQRLGAESEDEHMHKAVSNLDVVTTDLQSAVMQTRMQPIKKVFGRFPRVVRDLARNLKKEVNLVMHGEDTDLDKNLVEALSDPLVHLVRNSVDHGIEAPEVREKAGKPRQGTVTLSAEQEGDHILLFIEDDGAGMDPEVLRRKAVEKGIYEQDAADRLTNSECFNLIFAAGFSTKEQISDVSGRGVGMDVVKTKIGQLNGQLSIESELGKGSRIVIKVPLTLAIMPTLMIMLGDQSFALPLVNVVEIFHLDLTKTNIVDGRECIVVREKVFPLFHIKRWLVRGGASPEVPENAHVVIVAMGTKQVGFVVDQLVGQEEVVIKPLGRALQGTPGMAGATITGDGRIALIIDVPSLLQHYG
- a CDS encoding protein-glutamate methylesterase/protein-glutamine glutaminase gives rise to the protein MTVSVLVVDDSGFFRKRLTEILTSSGQIKVVGAATNGREGVELAEKLCPDVITMDYEMPVMDGISAVREIMRKHPTPVLMFSSLTYEGARVTLDALEAGAVDFLPKNFEEIARDNSQLQKILIDRILDVARSRPGNRPAAPARPEPSAPASRAPGTPARPRPDITPRQRPDTQSPAAPVGPEAPRRHSRRGGAKHYAVVGIGTSTGGPVALQRVLTTLPATFPAPIVLVQHMPASFTPAFAERLNKLCRIEVRQAEDGDMLRAGLALLAPGGKQMMVENRGGQARIRILPGDERLNYKPCVDVTFGSLARSFPGKTLGVILTGMGSDGKEGCRMMKQSGSDVWSQDEKSSVIYGMPMAVAKAGLTDDVLSLDEIGPRLVEGVC
- a CDS encoding flagellar motor protein is translated as MDILSLLGVVLAFAAILGGNLLEGGAVSSLFNGPAAIIVIGGTLAATILQTSWPMLKRAFTQVRWVFVPPFINLEDGIGKVIDWSVKARKQGLLGLEGLAEREPEPFARKGLQLLVDGAETETIRGIMEVDLESREQRDLESAKVFEAMGGYSPTIGIIGAVMGLIQVMTNLEDPQSLGSGIATAFVATIYGVALANLLFFPVANKMRGIVRERTRYEDMMIDGIIAIAEGENPKSIELRLRGFLQ
- the motD gene encoding flagellar motor protein MotD, whose amino-acid sequence is MRRRRQPQDDLHNKERWLISYADFITLLFAFFVVMYSVSSVNEGKYKVLSETLTGVFNAPQRSFQPIEIGDQPQRSLNAPAENVIPPAVTEAPRNPEIDAQARTEALRAMADQLSMEFDELINQGVVSLETSDQWLELNLPNSLLFGSGDAEPHYDAFDVVEKIAIVLKNRDNAVKVEGFTDNQPISTSRYPSNWELSAARAASMVRMLVMEGIEPERLAAVGYGQYQPVARNDTEEGRRKNRRVVLLISRDASIRGAMR
- a CDS encoding ParA family protein, producing the protein MRIWAVANQKGGVGKTTSVVALGGLLAERGKRVLVVDLDPHGSLTSWFGYDPDTIAHSVFDLFQHQGKVPDGLPAQLITKTSCKGLSLLPASAALATLERRMIGVEGMGLIISRALTQLWDDFDYVLLDNTPSLGVLMVNALAAAQHLIIPVQTEFLAIKGLERMLHTLKMIMRSQKNELSYTIVPTLYDRRTQASVKSLNLLRKTYRESLWQFAIPVDTKFRDASQGGIIPSALDAETHGVRAYNHLLDDLMSRVGGVKERQHG
- a CDS encoding chemotaxis protein CheW gives rise to the protein MADDKLTRLADPENAIASYLDELLHTATDTALREETATPEPVKPATQEAPVATRTKPAPVPTVEKPAASPEPPRPAQGKSAEPVRPVERQAPEEPVSKQKVEVRPEPEPEPAAPPSRPEWSEQPFECLIFTVAGLQLAVPLILLGAIHRIEEEIRPIPGSPRWYMGIRPDRDHNLRVVDTAEWIMAGRVPSGVRDNYRFVIRLDNSDWGLACDDVAQSFTLRPDEVRWRTARSKRPWLAGTVIDHMCALIDVRTMADLLVRAEREHHLDLS
- a CDS encoding chemotaxis protein CheW, with amino-acid sequence MASPSGQTNQAQDDQVLQYVTFRLDDETYGLNVMQIQEVLRYTEIAPVPGAPDYVLGIINLRGNVVTVIDTRRRFGLADAEVTDATRIVVMESANQVMGILVDSVAEVVYLKASEIETAPNVGNEESAKFIQGVCNKDGELIILVEFDKMLSDHEWAEIAAL
- a CDS encoding DUF2802 domain-containing protein encodes the protein MFAEIPSYLPWALTVAALCLVFVQGLVLGRQVRSLRATLKERCDTLGRELHATTSGSMGVGQRLVSCERQLHELRTTLDEMRQNDPLRISYDEASRLVDLGADIDDLMNTCGISRPEAELVSALRKRQAA
- a CDS encoding ATPase, T2SS/T4P/T4SS family codes for the protein MKRVYPRALEALRSVSRHDFVSGSDLAPSITGHSIPREETVSHILSLLPEIEPDQVVMHVGGGSGYLAAVLSGMAHRVIFLEKNSVVAEAARERFFRLGMHNVDVVVASAEEAPEPNPLCDLVLCTTFIQDRAALARLLRDDGHLVCLEGRAGPVPSLAMFVRRDARLERVRTLGWVDFNRNVEQILIDQGLVDDKILAEAKAEAAKQNCRLLDVLRRKLNLEEIDLYRSLARQRGMTFTDADELLPDLHPALFRRFSRTFLDLSRLIPIAEEDGRITVVTDDPDARTDQLERLSPNQVVDCLLVTPTDFRRLWSALDLTAKGRSFSADHGPGPDQQKDTAGSTDRILGKDPKNKHVSPYLVSVYEAILLDAVSEKASDIHIEQYGERIRIRLRVDGDLHDLPQYQLSPREIKGVINVIKLRAELNIAEHRLPQGGRSRLQLGDMAYDLRIQTQPSLHGENAVIRLLPQTGRAMTIAELGMSPMIGARYQRLLDNPAGLVLVVGPTGSGKSTTLYAGLQTLADDGRRKVITVEDPIEYSIDNIQQTRVRSEIGFGFADAMRAFVREDPDVILVGEIRDQETALEAIRASQTGHVVLSTLHCNDAVDSLQRLYDLGIHPNSIAGELLAVIAQRLAKRICKHCSKPAEPDPVILSEVFPDGPPADFRCFEGAGCDKCNGRGTRGRVAIVEYMEVDSDIRNAISSQPPIGELRWRALDAGLVTMRDSALDHVIEGIIPLSELPRILPRERMAPEVRGGRRSQE